TCTTGTATTATCACCGTTTTTTATCAGGCACCTTAAAAAGTTAGACGACAGGTATGATTTTGACATCATCCACCTTCAGAACAGGTTTTTCGTAGACTTTGACACAGCGGCCATTTACGCGAAGCTCAAAGGAAAGCCGTTCATGATGACCATACACAATGCCCGCCCTGTGGGAATATCCCTGCCGATAACGATCTTCGGGACCGCCTATGACCTGCTGATAGGAAGGTGGCCGTTCGCGATGGCGGACCGTATCATAGCTGTATCGGACTGGGTAAGGTATGACATTTCCAGGTACCGCATAGACATCAACAAGATGGTCGCAGTACACAACGGCATCAATGTCGGAGAGTTCAGGCCGTCATCTGAAAATAACGTCAGGAAGAAATATGACATAAACGATGACCCTATGCTTCTTTTTGTCGGAAGGATGATCACACAGAAGGGTTTAACATACCTGATCGATGCTATGCCGATGGTCCTGAAGGAATACCCTAACGCAAAGATATTGCTCATAGGTAGAGGGAACCTGCTGGAAACCCTTAAGTCGAAAGTCAAGGCAATGGGCCTTGAAGATAGCGTGATATTCTCCGGGTACATGTCGGAAGAGATGCTGAAAGAGGCTTACGGGACATGTGATCTTTTTGTATTGCCGTCTGTCTGGGAAGTGCTGCCCATAGCCATCCTGGAGGCAATGTCAGCGGGAAGGCCTATCGCGTGTACGGACGCAGGAGGCAATAAGGAGCTTGTGGAGGACGGCCTTAACGGCTACGTAGTCCCGTCGAGGGACCCGAAAGCTCTGGCCGATAAGATCAATCTTATGCTATCCGACCCGGAAAGAATGAAAAGCATGGGGCATGCAAGCAGAAAACGTGCCGAGGAAGAGTTTGACTGGAAGCTCATAGCTGCTAGCACTAAAAAAGTGTACGAGGACTTATTGAAGGAAAGGTCTAAAAACTAGGGGCGATCATTTTATGGCGGCTCTCGCTCACCCCTAAGTATATATTTTATCGTAGATATGCAGGATAGTGATCTTTCCGTGAGACATGAAACCGGCTGAAAGGAGCATCGAACTTGATCTCTGTCAAGGACATAGGCGCCATAATTGTGAAATTTAAGAACACGATAATATACCTTTTACTTTACGTGCTGGTAGTGTCTTCCATATCATTCCCCTTTACGGGCAATATAATTCTCCGCATGAGAGACGACCTGCTGGTAG
The nucleotide sequence above comes from Methanooceanicella nereidis. Encoded proteins:
- a CDS encoding glycosyltransferase family 4 protein translates to MKICLVNALFHPFSGGVEKHMFELSRELVKQGVDVTIVTARISGTEEYEEIDGVKVHRVPCLDIKVPGFYPPPLVLSPFFIRHLKKLDDRYDFDIIHLQNRFFVDFDTAAIYAKLKGKPFMMTIHNARPVGISLPITIFGTAYDLLIGRWPFAMADRIIAVSDWVRYDISRYRIDINKMVAVHNGINVGEFRPSSENNVRKKYDINDDPMLLFVGRMITQKGLTYLIDAMPMVLKEYPNAKILLIGRGNLLETLKSKVKAMGLEDSVIFSGYMSEEMLKEAYGTCDLFVLPSVWEVLPIAILEAMSAGRPIACTDAGGNKELVEDGLNGYVVPSRDPKALADKINLMLSDPERMKSMGHASRKRAEEEFDWKLIAASTKKVYEDLLKERSKN